From one Variovorax sp. PBL-H6 genomic stretch:
- a CDS encoding amino acid synthesis family protein, translated as MSMIEIRKRSLAIETTFHEGGPPPETPLKLAAACAVVRNPYAGRYEPDLMPFMAELRSLGMLLATELVEVLGRDKIEVYSKAAIVGVNGELEHGAVWHEAGGWAMREVLGEPKAIVPSSKAVAAAGYRLMVPLHYIHAAYVRSHYNSMEIGMQDAPRPNEILFALVMGTGGRVHARLGGLTKDQVSVHDGQR; from the coding sequence ATGTCCATGATCGAAATCCGCAAGCGCAGTCTTGCCATCGAGACCACCTTCCACGAGGGCGGGCCGCCTCCGGAGACACCGCTCAAGCTGGCGGCGGCGTGCGCCGTCGTCCGCAACCCCTATGCAGGCCGGTACGAGCCGGATCTGATGCCCTTCATGGCCGAGCTGCGATCGCTGGGCATGCTGCTGGCCACCGAGCTGGTCGAGGTGCTCGGGCGCGACAAGATCGAGGTCTACAGCAAGGCGGCGATCGTCGGCGTCAACGGCGAGTTGGAGCACGGGGCCGTTTGGCACGAGGCCGGTGGCTGGGCCATGCGCGAGGTGCTGGGCGAGCCGAAGGCCATCGTCCCGTCGTCCAAGGCAGTGGCGGCCGCGGGCTACAGGCTCATGGTGCCGCTGCACTACATCCATGCCGCCTACGTGCGCAGCCACTACAACTCGATGGAGATCGGCATGCAGGATGCGCCGCGCCCCAACGAGATCCTGTTCGCGCTGGTCATGGGCACCGGTGGGCGGGTGCACGCGCGGCTGGGCGGGCTCACCAAGGACCAGGTGTCCGTCCATGACGGACAGCGCTGA
- the tkt gene encoding transketolase, with amino-acid sequence MTADNLVLRRQCANAIRALAMDAVQAANSGHPGMPMGMADIAEALWRHRLRHDPAHPRWIDRDRFVVSNGHGSMLLYALLHLSGHALPMEELRRFRQLHSRTPGHPEVGVTPGVETTTGPLGQGIGNAVGMALAEKLLAAEFNRPGHGVIDHRTYVFLGDGCLMEGISHEACSLAGTWRLNKLVAFYDDNGISIDGEVSGWFNDDTPGRFEAYGWTVLRDVDGHDAQALDAAIDRAVAADRPVLVCCKTRIGQGSPNRAGTAKAHGEALGEAEIALTRQALGWNAAPFEVPAEIAQAWSARESGALLHSQWQARFDAYSQEYPALARELLRRHRIDAPLTAEVEAELASAALRAEQQRAAVATRKASQQVLDQVAPAMPELIGGSADLTGSNLTDWKGHRPLKGAGTGNHVHYGVREFGMAAIMNGLALHGGLRPFGGTFLTFSDYARNGVRMSALMKLPVIYVFTHDSIGLGEDGPTHQPVEHASSLRLIPHVDVWRPADATETAVAWRQALRRVDGPSCLLLTRQALPHSGGGTERIESIARGAYVLQRPEAECVALLASGSEVGVALAAAALLEDEGIAARVVSVPCMDVFERQHADWRNAVIPRHLPRLAVEAGSTGLWWKYVGEHGDVVGLDCFGESAPAGELFKLFGLTAEAVAERARRLLASASRALSLQYPM; translated from the coding sequence ATGACGGCTGACAACCTCGTCTTGCGCAGGCAGTGCGCCAATGCCATTCGCGCACTGGCCATGGATGCCGTGCAGGCCGCCAACTCGGGCCATCCGGGCATGCCGATGGGCATGGCCGACATTGCCGAGGCCTTGTGGCGGCATCGCCTGCGCCACGATCCGGCGCACCCGCGGTGGATCGACCGCGACCGCTTCGTCGTCTCCAACGGACACGGCTCGATGCTGCTGTATGCGCTGCTCCACCTGAGCGGCCATGCGCTTCCCATGGAGGAACTGCGGCGCTTTCGCCAACTGCATTCGCGCACGCCGGGGCATCCCGAGGTGGGCGTCACGCCGGGCGTCGAGACCACCACCGGGCCGCTGGGGCAGGGCATCGGCAATGCCGTGGGCATGGCGCTGGCGGAGAAGCTGCTGGCTGCGGAGTTCAACAGGCCCGGCCATGGCGTGATCGACCACCGCACCTATGTGTTCCTCGGCGATGGCTGCCTGATGGAAGGCATCAGCCACGAGGCCTGTTCGCTGGCAGGCACATGGCGGCTGAACAAGCTGGTGGCCTTCTACGACGACAACGGCATCTCCATCGATGGCGAGGTCAGCGGCTGGTTCAACGACGACACGCCTGGCCGCTTCGAAGCCTACGGCTGGACCGTGCTGCGCGACGTCGATGGACATGACGCGCAGGCACTGGATGCAGCGATCGACCGGGCGGTTGCCGCCGACCGCCCTGTGCTCGTGTGCTGCAAGACGCGCATCGGCCAGGGCTCGCCGAACCGCGCCGGCACGGCCAAGGCACACGGGGAGGCACTGGGCGAAGCCGAGATCGCTCTCACGCGACAGGCGCTGGGTTGGAACGCTGCACCCTTCGAGGTGCCCGCCGAGATCGCACAAGCCTGGTCGGCGCGTGAGTCCGGCGCATTGCTGCACTCGCAATGGCAGGCACGCTTCGACGCCTATTCACAGGAATATCCGGCGCTCGCGCGCGAGCTGCTGCGGCGGCATCGCATCGACGCGCCGCTCACCGCGGAGGTCGAGGCGGAGCTGGCCTCTGCGGCATTGCGGGCGGAACAGCAGCGCGCTGCGGTTGCGACGCGCAAGGCTTCGCAGCAGGTGCTCGACCAGGTCGCACCCGCCATGCCGGAACTGATCGGCGGCTCGGCCGACCTCACCGGATCGAACCTGACGGACTGGAAAGGGCATCGCCCGCTCAAGGGCGCGGGCACGGGCAACCACGTGCATTACGGCGTGCGCGAGTTCGGCATGGCGGCCATCATGAACGGGCTGGCGCTGCACGGCGGGCTGCGCCCCTTCGGCGGCACCTTCCTGACCTTCTCCGACTACGCGCGCAACGGCGTGCGCATGTCGGCCTTGATGAAGCTGCCGGTCATCTACGTCTTCACGCACGACTCGATCGGCCTGGGCGAGGACGGGCCGACGCATCAGCCCGTGGAGCATGCCTCCAGCCTTCGCCTGATCCCGCATGTGGATGTCTGGCGCCCGGCCGACGCCACCGAGACGGCGGTGGCCTGGCGGCAGGCGCTGCGCCGCGTCGATGGGCCCAGCTGTCTGCTGCTGACGCGCCAGGCTCTGCCGCATTCCGGTGGAGGCACCGAGCGCATCGAATCCATCGCACGGGGCGCCTACGTGCTCCAGCGCCCGGAAGCAGAGTGCGTCGCGTTGCTGGCGAGCGGCTCGGAGGTCGGCGTCGCGCTGGCGGCCGCGGCCCTGCTGGAAGATGAGGGAATCGCGGCCCGCGTGGTGTCGGTGCCGTGCATGGATGTGTTCGAGCGCCAGCATGCGGATTGGCGCAACGCCGTGATTCCACGCCACCTGCCGCGGCTCGCGGTGGAAGCCGGCAGCACCGGCCTGTGGTGGAAATACGTGGGCGAGCACGGCGACGTGGTGGGACTCGACTGCTTCGGAGAGTCCGCACCGGCGGGTGAACTCTTCAAGCTGTTCGGCCTTACCGCGGAGGCGGTGGCGGAGCGTGCCCGACGCCTCTTGGCGAGCGCATCGCGGGCGCTCTCCCTGCAGTATCCGATGTAA
- a CDS encoding trypsin-like peptidase domain-containing protein: MRQPRQFLCALACACLLYGCAISPAQVPPASSESSARQATAFSTLVASRSATVVDISTLRIGRDESEGDMGLEFAPENDFADRLAWPLPASARISQIRDLASGIIVSSDGLILTSAHVVSQVDEAQIRLDDGRRFTARLVGSDRQTDVALLKIDAEGLPVAVIGDSSQLLTGDWVAAIGAPFGFHGTVTTGVVSAKDRLIAGAGEIPFIQTDVAINPGSSGSPLFNSRGEVVAINSMIYSGSGGYMGLSFAVPINLAMAIAAQLRTTGSVRRAHLGAELQEMTPLLAESFGLARSSGALVVNVDPDSPARRAGLAAGDIVTAIDGARLAHFSELLQQIAGRTPGTRSRLELWRRGETHTIWVTLSEQPGARLPSPVNTEPPWNDGLGLSLGELSAGTRQQLRIDAGLLVRESSGLARSEGIRAGDLIIAINDQRLERVDDFRQALSHVKTGRTVALLVMRDRRLAYVPVKISTRAVPR, from the coding sequence GTGCGACAGCCACGCCAATTCCTCTGCGCCCTCGCCTGCGCCTGCCTGCTCTATGGCTGCGCCATCAGTCCGGCACAGGTCCCGCCGGCAAGCAGCGAATCCTCCGCCCGGCAGGCGACGGCGTTCTCGACGCTGGTCGCGAGCCGCAGCGCGACGGTGGTGGACATCAGCACCCTGCGCATCGGGCGCGATGAGAGCGAAGGCGACATGGGCCTGGAGTTCGCGCCGGAGAACGATTTCGCGGACCGGCTTGCCTGGCCCCTTCCGGCGAGCGCGAGGATCAGCCAGATCCGCGATCTGGCCTCGGGCATCATCGTCTCCAGCGACGGGCTCATCCTCACCAGCGCGCATGTCGTCAGCCAGGTCGACGAGGCGCAGATCCGCCTGGACGACGGGCGCCGATTCACGGCCCGTCTGGTCGGCAGCGATCGGCAGACCGATGTCGCGTTGCTGAAGATCGACGCAGAGGGGCTTCCGGTTGCGGTCATCGGCGATTCGTCGCAGCTGTTGACGGGCGATTGGGTCGCAGCCATCGGCGCACCGTTCGGGTTTCATGGAACCGTTACCACCGGCGTGGTGAGTGCCAAGGATCGACTCATCGCAGGCGCCGGCGAGATCCCGTTCATCCAGACCGATGTCGCGATCAATCCAGGCAGCTCCGGCAGTCCGCTATTCAACAGCCGGGGCGAAGTGGTGGCGATCAACTCCATGATCTACAGCGGCAGCGGCGGCTACATGGGCCTTTCGTTCGCAGTGCCGATCAATCTCGCCATGGCCATTGCGGCTCAGTTGCGCACCACCGGCTCCGTGCGCCGGGCACACCTTGGCGCCGAGCTCCAGGAAATGACGCCCCTGCTGGCCGAGTCGTTCGGCCTTGCGCGATCGAGCGGCGCACTGGTCGTCAACGTGGACCCGGACAGTCCCGCCCGGCGCGCGGGGCTGGCGGCCGGCGACATCGTGACTGCGATCGACGGCGCGCGCTTGGCGCATTTCTCCGAGTTGCTGCAGCAGATTGCCGGGCGAACACCCGGCACGCGGAGTCGACTCGAGCTCTGGCGCCGCGGCGAGACGCACACGATCTGGGTCACCCTTTCCGAGCAGCCGGGCGCACGGCTCCCCTCACCCGTCAACACCGAGCCCCCATGGAACGATGGCCTGGGCCTGAGTCTCGGGGAGCTCTCCGCCGGAACGCGCCAGCAGCTTCGCATCGACGCCGGGCTGCTGGTGCGCGAATCAAGCGGGCTCGCCCGCAGCGAGGGCATCCGGGCGGGCGACCTGATCATCGCCATCAATGACCAGCGCCTCGAACGCGTGGACGACTTCCGGCAGGCCCTGTCGCACGTGAAAACGGGCCGGACCGTCGCATTGCTCGTCATGCGCGATCGCCGCCTGGCCTACGTGCCGGTCAAGATTTCCACACGGGCCGTGCCGCGCTGA
- a CDS encoding universal stress protein yields MYQHILVPLDGSATAERGLREAIRLAAEQKSKLRLLHVIDDFPMLMEMSAVSSFDASMRKVREYGQEVLSKAQAAAAAADVQAETVLREVTQGRIADVVIDEARSSSCDLIVMGTHGRRGFSRLALGSDADLVVRQSRVPVLLLREDPEQS; encoded by the coding sequence ATGTACCAACATATTCTGGTTCCGCTGGACGGCAGTGCCACCGCCGAGCGCGGCCTGCGCGAAGCCATACGGCTCGCCGCCGAGCAGAAGAGCAAGCTGCGCCTGTTGCACGTCATCGATGACTTTCCGATGCTCATGGAGATGTCGGCGGTCTCCAGCTTCGACGCGTCGATGCGCAAGGTTCGCGAGTACGGCCAGGAGGTGCTGTCCAAGGCACAGGCCGCAGCCGCTGCGGCCGATGTTCAGGCGGAGACGGTTCTGCGGGAGGTGACGCAAGGCCGCATCGCGGATGTCGTGATCGACGAGGCGCGCAGCTCGAGCTGCGACCTGATCGTCATGGGCACGCATGGGCGGCGCGGCTTCAGCAGGCTGGCGCTCGGCAGCGACGCCGATCTGGTGGTGCGGCAGAGCCGGGTACCCGTCCTGCTGCTACGTGAAGATCCGGAACAGTCCTGA
- a CDS encoding NADPH-dependent FMN reductase: MHDRASATLPRLLAISGSIRRESNCTAVLRSLQALLPDSASVELFALDEIPLYNADLDGATPPPAVVKLKQAISQADGLVLCSPEYNYGMPGVLKNAIDWASRPGFASPLKGKPALVITASPGTSGGVRAQAQIRDALAATLARPVVRQHVAIANVAAQIRDGRLVHEPTLDFVKAALHDLLDEIALLSGAARRSGRAE, encoded by the coding sequence ATGCACGATCGTGCCTCCGCGACCCTGCCCCGACTGCTCGCCATTTCAGGCAGCATCCGGCGCGAATCGAACTGCACCGCTGTTCTTCGCAGCCTCCAGGCACTGCTGCCTGATTCGGCATCCGTCGAACTCTTTGCGCTGGACGAGATCCCGCTCTACAACGCCGACCTTGATGGGGCCACGCCGCCTCCTGCCGTGGTCAAGCTCAAGCAGGCCATCTCGCAAGCCGACGGACTCGTGCTGTGCTCGCCCGAATACAACTACGGGATGCCTGGTGTGCTGAAGAACGCGATCGACTGGGCCTCCCGCCCGGGATTCGCTTCACCGCTGAAGGGCAAGCCGGCGCTCGTCATCACCGCCTCGCCCGGTACATCCGGAGGCGTGCGCGCGCAGGCGCAAATCCGGGATGCTCTGGCCGCCACGCTGGCGCGGCCGGTGGTGCGGCAGCATGTCGCGATCGCGAACGTCGCTGCACAGATCCGCGATGGCCGGCTCGTCCATGAGCCCACGCTCGATTTCGTGAAGGCCGCTCTCCATGACCTCCTCGATGAAATCGCGCTCCTGAGCGGTGCGGCCCGCCGATCCGGACGCGCCGAATGA
- a CDS encoding DUF6544 family protein, whose protein sequence is MSAFGAFLPVGRRKRGHMIKRILLLTGIAAITLAGRQLARRCTDEKQVRAAWAQLASTVGPVAGRFDPAMVAGLPEPARRFFLFAIEPGARLGSVVEITMEGELSLGTKEEPHYQPMQAEQLLAAPQGLVWRVRTGSGVMRAEGSDGMVADRSWTHFRILGLVPIVRAGGDADHLRSSFGRVVGVGLDPHRLPFAIEALDPRGSAPRR, encoded by the coding sequence TTGAGTGCCTTCGGCGCCTTCCTGCCTGTCGGCCGGCGCAAGCGGGGTCACATGATCAAGCGAATACTCCTGCTCACCGGAATCGCCGCCATAACGCTCGCGGGTCGGCAGTTGGCCCGCCGATGCACCGACGAGAAACAGGTGCGCGCAGCCTGGGCGCAGCTCGCCTCCACGGTGGGTCCGGTCGCCGGCCGCTTCGATCCGGCCATGGTGGCTGGCCTGCCGGAGCCCGCGCGCCGCTTCTTCCTGTTCGCCATCGAGCCCGGGGCTCGGCTCGGTTCGGTCGTGGAGATCACGATGGAAGGCGAGCTGTCGCTCGGCACGAAGGAAGAGCCGCACTACCAGCCCATGCAGGCGGAGCAGTTGCTGGCCGCGCCGCAGGGACTGGTGTGGCGCGTCCGCACGGGCAGCGGCGTCATGCGCGCCGAAGGTTCGGATGGCATGGTCGCGGACCGGTCCTGGACGCACTTCCGGATCCTTGGGTTGGTGCCGATCGTGCGCGCCGGCGGCGACGCCGATCACCTGAGATCGTCCTTTGGCCGGGTGGTCGGCGTAGGACTTGACCCTCACCGGCTCCCATTCGCGATTGAAGCGCTTGACCCACGGGGGTCCGCACCGCGGCGCTGA
- a CDS encoding GntR family transcriptional regulator, whose translation MHKISSMHKQEQLNYEPPLAEQAFVRLRRDVLGCTYDAGAKLKLDELQASYGYSSSPLREALNRLAQEGLVRADERRGFRVAAISAEDLADITRMRLLIDIPALRDSIAHGDDGWEAAILAAFHRLEKVESRLNDGPVVLDDNWSDLHRAFHLALVAACPSERQRAWGGSLFDQAERYRRFSARFRRSARRKSNEHRKIMDATLRRDADTACALLEEHILSTQRNVLAALKASAQS comes from the coding sequence ATGCATAAAATCAGCTCCATGCACAAACAAGAGCAACTCAACTACGAACCGCCGCTCGCCGAGCAGGCCTTCGTGCGCTTGCGGCGGGACGTGCTGGGCTGCACCTATGATGCCGGCGCCAAGCTCAAGCTCGATGAGCTCCAGGCCTCTTACGGCTATTCCAGCAGCCCCTTGCGCGAGGCACTCAACCGCCTGGCGCAGGAGGGTCTGGTCCGCGCCGACGAACGCCGTGGCTTCCGGGTGGCGGCAATCTCCGCAGAAGATCTGGCCGACATCACGCGCATGCGGCTGCTGATCGACATCCCGGCACTGCGCGATTCGATTGCGCATGGCGACGACGGTTGGGAGGCCGCCATCCTGGCCGCATTCCACCGCCTGGAGAAGGTCGAGTCCCGCCTCAACGACGGCCCCGTGGTGCTCGACGACAACTGGTCGGACCTGCATCGCGCCTTTCACCTGGCTCTGGTGGCGGCTTGCCCCTCCGAGCGCCAGCGCGCGTGGGGCGGCAGTCTCTTCGATCAGGCCGAGCGGTACAGGCGGTTCTCGGCACGCTTTCGCCGGTCGGCGCGGCGCAAGTCGAACGAGCATCGAAAGATCATGGACGCGACCCTGCGCCGCGATGCGGACACGGCGTGCGCCCTCTTGGAAGAACACATCCTCAGCACGCAGCGAAACGTCCTGGCCGCGCTCAAGGCGTCGGCGCAGTCCTAG
- a CDS encoding VOC family protein, translating to MLNVTRPTPSHFGIYVTDLERMVAFYTETFDLTITDRGVGRTFRNELVFTSASPDQHHQLVLASGRPADAKFSTVMQISFVVPSIQHLRDVSARAAVRGATEIRGLNHGNALSVYMRDPEGNTVEIYVDTPFYVAQPHGDPLDLSKDDETLMRETEEACRRDPTFMPLAQWQSQFESQSTAHASYPA from the coding sequence ATGCTCAACGTCACGCGACCCACGCCTTCGCACTTCGGCATCTACGTCACCGACCTGGAGCGGATGGTGGCCTTCTACACCGAGACCTTCGATCTCACGATCACCGATCGGGGCGTGGGCCGTACCTTCAGGAACGAGCTGGTCTTCACCAGCGCCAGCCCCGATCAGCACCACCAGTTGGTCCTGGCATCGGGCCGGCCGGCCGACGCGAAGTTCAGCACCGTGATGCAGATCTCCTTCGTCGTGCCCAGCATCCAGCATCTGCGCGATGTCTCGGCACGCGCGGCCGTGCGAGGTGCCACCGAGATCCGGGGCTTGAACCATGGCAATGCCCTGTCCGTCTACATGCGCGACCCGGAAGGCAACACGGTGGAGATCTATGTCGACACGCCTTTCTACGTGGCACAGCCTCACGGCGATCCGCTCGATCTCTCCAAGGACGACGAGACGCTGATGCGCGAGACCGAAGAGGCGTGCCGGCGTGATCCCACCTTCATGCCGCTTGCGCAATGGCAGTCGCAGTTCGAATCGCAGTCGACTGCGCACGCCTCGTATCCCGCCTGA
- a CDS encoding zinc-dependent alcohol dehydrogenase family protein — MKAIQLQAPGGPDVLQLVELPLPQPQAGEVRIKAMAIGAGGPDVLIRNGTYKWMPPMPAIPGNEMAGIVDAIGPGVSALQVGQRVLVSARELAQRGGCYAEAICVPAAAPFVLPDAIGFEQAVCLGNFQLALAMLSSNGNLPAKSILVPGAAGGVATALVQVARDRGLHVIGTASTQEKRSFALANGAHEVIESHPQGLTEKVMQLTDGRGVDLAFDHLGGDLFIACLRALAPCGMVVSYNIVNGPPTGDVFEELRKLLGRSLAVRTFSIHAIDADASQRRGLMESAIALMAEGRVRAPTITSFALTDARRVHELLDRGGTPGKIVLVP, encoded by the coding sequence ATGAAGGCCATCCAATTGCAGGCACCCGGCGGGCCCGACGTGCTGCAGCTCGTCGAGCTGCCCCTGCCGCAGCCCCAGGCGGGCGAGGTGCGGATCAAGGCCATGGCGATCGGAGCGGGCGGCCCCGACGTTCTGATCCGCAACGGCACCTACAAATGGATGCCGCCGATGCCGGCGATCCCGGGCAACGAAATGGCAGGCATCGTCGACGCGATCGGGCCCGGCGTGAGCGCTCTCCAGGTCGGACAGCGGGTGCTCGTGAGTGCGCGTGAACTGGCGCAGCGCGGCGGGTGCTATGCCGAAGCGATCTGCGTGCCCGCGGCCGCACCCTTCGTGTTGCCCGACGCGATCGGCTTCGAGCAGGCCGTCTGCCTTGGCAACTTCCAACTGGCGCTGGCGATGTTGTCGAGCAACGGCAACCTGCCGGCGAAATCCATTCTGGTTCCCGGTGCCGCCGGCGGCGTGGCCACTGCGCTCGTGCAGGTGGCGCGCGACCGTGGGCTGCATGTCATCGGGACCGCCTCGACACAGGAGAAGAGAAGCTTCGCGCTGGCCAACGGCGCGCACGAGGTGATCGAGAGCCATCCGCAGGGCCTGACCGAGAAGGTCATGCAGCTGACGGACGGCCGTGGCGTCGACCTTGCCTTCGATCATCTCGGCGGCGACCTCTTCATTGCGTGTCTGCGCGCGTTGGCGCCCTGCGGCATGGTGGTTTCCTACAACATCGTCAACGGGCCGCCGACGGGCGATGTGTTCGAGGAACTTCGCAAGCTGCTGGGCAGGAGCCTGGCCGTGCGCACCTTCTCCATCCATGCCATCGATGCCGATGCGAGCCAGCGACGCGGCTTGATGGAATCCGCCATCGCGCTCATGGCCGAGGGCCGGGTGCGTGCGCCGACGATCACCTCCTTCGCGTTGACGGACGCGCGCCGCGTGCACGAACTGCTCGACCGTGGAGGAACGCCGGGGAAGATCGTGCTGGTACCTTGA
- a CDS encoding fumarylacetoacetate hydrolase family protein, whose protein sequence is MKLLSFVHQGRETWGAVVGDGVVDLGKAYPHHASLADYIASGEYRNAAQHVEGRSVDAKLADIAFLPVIPRPEKVVCAVRNYMDHHQEVLAAGMQRELSEQPPIFLRVWRSQCAHNAPIVRPHVSESLDWEGELAVIIGKSGRNIAEADAFDHVAGYSCYNDGSVREWQFHAKQIASGKNFESTGGFGPWMVTADEIEPGRALKLETRLNGEVVQSSHTGHMIFSVPKLIAYASTIFTLVPGDVIATGTPAGVGWSRKPQRFMKPGDVCEVEIEGIGVLRNPIVQQD, encoded by the coding sequence ATGAAGCTTTTGTCATTTGTCCACCAAGGCCGCGAGACCTGGGGCGCCGTCGTCGGCGACGGCGTCGTCGACCTTGGAAAGGCGTATCCCCACCATGCGAGTCTTGCCGACTACATCGCCTCGGGCGAGTACCGCAATGCTGCCCAGCATGTCGAAGGCCGGTCAGTCGACGCCAAGCTCGCAGACATCGCGTTCCTGCCGGTGATTCCGCGCCCTGAGAAGGTCGTCTGTGCCGTGCGCAACTACATGGACCACCATCAGGAGGTCCTGGCCGCGGGCATGCAGCGCGAGCTTTCGGAGCAACCGCCGATCTTCCTGCGCGTCTGGCGCTCGCAATGCGCGCACAACGCGCCCATCGTTCGGCCGCATGTGTCGGAATCGCTGGACTGGGAAGGCGAGCTCGCGGTCATCATCGGCAAGAGCGGTCGCAACATCGCCGAGGCCGATGCCTTCGATCATGTGGCGGGGTACTCCTGCTACAACGATGGCAGCGTGCGCGAATGGCAGTTCCACGCGAAGCAGATCGCGTCCGGCAAGAACTTCGAATCCACCGGTGGCTTCGGTCCCTGGATGGTGACGGCCGACGAGATCGAGCCTGGCCGCGCGCTCAAGCTGGAGACTCGCCTGAACGGCGAAGTGGTGCAGAGCAGCCACACGGGCCACATGATCTTCAGCGTCCCGAAGCTGATCGCCTACGCCTCCACCATCTTCACCCTCGTGCCCGGCGACGTGATCGCCACCGGCACGCCTGCGGGCGTGGGCTGGAGCCGCAAGCCCCAGCGCTTCATGAAGCCCGGCGACGTCTGCGAGGTCGAGATCGAAGGCATTGGCGTGCTGCGCAACCCGATCGTGCAGCAGGACTGA
- a CDS encoding Bug family tripartite tricarboxylate transporter substrate binding protein, translated as MRRRHFVTAGLTLACAAPFMASAQDFPDKPIKIYQGFAAGGNADTIARVVGAEMTKGLGQPIVVEAQTGAGGTIASGTVARARPDGYTLLLATGGHAVAGALYNKLNYQTVSDFQMVSTVTFFPFLLVVRADSPYKSLSELLSAARSDSRGVSYGTAGIGSTHHLAVELLVRSAKVEMLHVPYRGDAGSVTALLGGEVPMIIAPPTAVMANIKGGKLRALATTGAERWSAMPELPTVAEQGVPGYDVRSWAGLMAPAGTPRPVVERLRAETLKALQVPAVRARLEDMGGEARGSTPEEMTTMVAAEFKRWTALVNDAHIPRQ; from the coding sequence ATGCGGCGCAGACATTTCGTCACCGCGGGCCTGACCCTGGCCTGCGCGGCACCCTTCATGGCTTCCGCCCAGGATTTCCCGGACAAGCCGATCAAGATCTACCAGGGCTTCGCGGCCGGCGGCAATGCGGACACGATCGCCCGGGTGGTCGGCGCCGAGATGACCAAGGGTCTCGGCCAGCCCATCGTCGTCGAGGCCCAGACAGGGGCGGGCGGCACCATCGCTTCGGGGACGGTGGCGCGCGCCCGGCCCGACGGCTACACGCTGCTGCTGGCGACTGGCGGCCATGCCGTGGCGGGAGCTCTCTACAACAAGCTCAATTACCAGACCGTGTCGGACTTCCAGATGGTCTCCACCGTCACCTTCTTCCCCTTCCTGCTGGTGGTTCGGGCCGATTCGCCCTACAAGAGTCTTTCGGAACTGCTCTCCGCCGCCCGCAGCGATTCGCGTGGCGTCTCCTATGGCACCGCCGGCATTGGCTCGACCCATCATCTTGCCGTCGAGCTGCTGGTGCGCAGCGCCAAGGTGGAGATGCTGCACGTCCCCTATCGCGGGGATGCGGGCTCCGTCACGGCGCTGCTCGGTGGCGAGGTGCCCATGATCATCGCGCCGCCCACGGCCGTGATGGCCAACATCAAGGGCGGGAAGCTGAGGGCGCTGGCGACCACGGGCGCCGAGCGCTGGAGTGCGATGCCGGAGCTCCCGACGGTCGCGGAGCAGGGCGTACCAGGCTACGACGTGCGCTCCTGGGCCGGCCTCATGGCGCCGGCCGGCACACCACGGCCGGTGGTCGAGCGCCTGCGCGCCGAGACGCTCAAGGCCCTGCAGGTGCCCGCCGTCCGCGCGCGGCTGGAAGACATGGGTGGTGAAGCGCGCGGCAGCACGCCCGAGGAGATGACCACGATGGTCGCTGCCGAGTTCAAGCGCTGGACCGCCCTCGTGAACGATGCACACATTCCAAGGCAATGA